A single window of Pontibacillus chungwhensis DNA harbors:
- the purH gene encoding bifunctional phosphoribosylaminoimidazolecarboxamide formyltransferase/IMP cyclohydrolase, with protein MAEKKRALLSVSNKEGIVEFATQLESIGYELVSTGGTKRALEEAGLSVRSISEITDFPEIMDGRVKTLHPNVHAGLLAKRDQKEHLEQLDELHIELIDLVVVNLYPFKETISKEQITEEEAIENIDIGGPTMLRAAAKNFEGVTVIVDPNDYVDVLTYLKEETVPYGVRKQLAAKVFNHTASYDTYIANYFNSLLEEDTPAQQSNTYELVQSLRYGENPHQKASFYRDPLYKGASIANATQLNGKELSYNNIQDANAALSMVLDFNEPAAIAVKHMNPCGVGEGETVNEAFERAYEADPISIFGGIIAVNREVDRETALRMKEIFLEIVIAPSFSEEALEVLKEKKNLRLLELDLSQENGASKLVTSVRGGVLVQDTDEGTLNDVSITIPTDRRPTDQEWEDLQLAWKVVKHVKSNAIVLAKNHRTVGVGAGQMNRVGAANIAIEQAGDHCYGAAMGSDAFFPMPDTVEAAAKAGVTAIIQPGGSKRDQDSIDACNEHGITMVLTGMRHFKH; from the coding sequence ATGGCAGAGAAAAAGCGTGCATTACTAAGTGTTTCAAATAAAGAGGGAATTGTTGAGTTCGCAACTCAACTCGAATCGATTGGCTATGAACTTGTATCGACAGGCGGCACAAAGCGTGCGCTAGAAGAAGCGGGGCTTTCTGTTCGATCTATATCGGAAATCACTGATTTCCCTGAAATAATGGATGGAAGAGTTAAAACCCTTCATCCAAACGTCCATGCGGGTCTCCTGGCGAAGCGGGATCAAAAAGAGCATCTTGAACAGCTGGACGAATTACATATTGAATTAATTGATCTTGTAGTCGTAAACCTTTATCCCTTCAAAGAAACGATATCGAAAGAACAGATCACAGAAGAAGAGGCCATTGAGAATATCGATATCGGCGGACCTACAATGCTACGCGCTGCGGCAAAGAACTTCGAAGGTGTGACGGTTATTGTGGATCCGAACGACTATGTGGATGTCCTTACGTATTTAAAAGAAGAGACCGTTCCTTACGGGGTTCGTAAGCAATTGGCAGCCAAGGTGTTTAACCACACAGCGAGTTATGACACCTACATTGCAAACTATTTTAACAGCCTGTTAGAAGAAGACACACCAGCGCAGCAATCCAATACGTATGAGCTTGTGCAGTCGCTCCGATACGGGGAGAATCCTCACCAAAAGGCCTCTTTCTATAGAGATCCTCTTTACAAAGGAGCATCTATTGCGAACGCAACGCAATTGAATGGAAAAGAGCTTTCCTATAACAATATCCAGGATGCGAACGCAGCCCTCTCGATGGTTCTTGATTTTAACGAACCAGCAGCGATTGCAGTGAAGCATATGAATCCGTGCGGAGTAGGAGAAGGCGAGACGGTTAATGAGGCATTCGAGCGTGCCTATGAAGCAGATCCGATCTCCATTTTCGGTGGTATTATTGCGGTGAATCGAGAAGTAGACCGCGAGACCGCTCTTCGTATGAAAGAAATCTTCCTAGAAATCGTGATCGCACCTTCCTTCTCTGAAGAAGCCTTAGAAGTGCTGAAAGAGAAGAAGAACTTGCGCTTGTTAGAACTTGATCTTAGTCAAGAAAATGGTGCATCCAAACTCGTGACAAGTGTTCGTGGCGGTGTACTCGTCCAGGATACGGATGAAGGGACGCTTAATGATGTGTCTATTACAATCCCGACAGATCGCCGTCCAACCGATCAAGAATGGGAAGACTTACAGCTGGCGTGGAAAGTGGTGAAACACGTGAAATCAAACGCGATTGTCCTTGCTAAGAATCATCGTACAGTTGGTGTAGGAGCCGGCCAGATGAACCGGGTTGGGGCAGCTAACATTGCGATTGAACAAGCGGGTGACCACTGTTATGGAGCTGCTATGGGGAGTGATGCATTCTTCCCGATGCCTGATACCGTAGAAGCAGCAGCCAAAGCGGGTGTAACCGCGATTATCCAACCAGGTGGATCAAAACGCGATCAGGATTCCATTGATGCGTGTAATGAGCATGGGATTACCATGGTCTTAACAGGCATGCGTCATTTCAAACACTAA
- a CDS encoding EYxxD motif small membrane protein has translation MNIMEYLTDMTFVIATIVGSIVAILFIYIQKKKT, from the coding sequence ATGAATATTATGGAATACTTAACCGATATGACGTTTGTAATTGCTACAATTGTTGGCAGTATTGTGGCCATTTTGTTTATTTATATTCAGAAGAAAAAGACGTAG
- the purQ gene encoding phosphoribosylformylglycinamidine synthase subunit PurQ — MKFAVIVFPGSNCDRDMFEAIHTHVQEEVEMVPSSATDLSGYDAILLPGGFSHGDYLRSGAMASVAPVLQAVKEEAGKGKLILGVCNGFQILLEAGLLPGAMLPNRNLSFICKTDRVRVVNQKTAFTNLYHEEQMLNLPIAHGEGNYYCDEVTYQNLVMHNQILFTYEKNPNGSVNDIAGICNEEGNVLGMMPHPERAVESLLGSEDGLKLFQSMVANWRGSHVQHA, encoded by the coding sequence TTGAAGTTCGCTGTGATCGTATTCCCAGGTTCAAACTGTGATCGAGATATGTTTGAAGCGATACACACCCATGTACAAGAAGAGGTAGAGATGGTGCCTTCTTCTGCTACAGACTTGTCAGGCTATGATGCTATTCTTCTACCAGGTGGTTTCTCGCACGGAGATTATTTGCGTTCAGGAGCCATGGCGAGTGTCGCACCAGTGCTTCAGGCGGTTAAAGAAGAGGCGGGGAAAGGGAAGCTTATTCTTGGGGTATGCAACGGATTTCAGATTCTTTTAGAGGCTGGACTTCTTCCTGGTGCAATGCTTCCGAACCGGAATCTTTCATTTATCTGTAAGACAGACCGCGTGCGCGTTGTGAACCAGAAAACGGCTTTTACGAATTTATATCATGAAGAACAAATGTTGAATCTTCCTATCGCACACGGTGAGGGAAACTACTATTGCGATGAAGTTACTTATCAGAATCTCGTTATGCACAATCAAATTCTATTTACTTATGAAAAGAATCCAAACGGTTCTGTTAATGATATAGCTGGTATTTGTAATGAAGAAGGAAATGTACTGGGAATGATGCCACATCCTGAACGTGCAGTAGAATCCTTGCTAGGTTCAGAAGATGGGTTGAAGTTATTTCAGTCAATGGTAGCAAATTGGAGGGGATCTCATGTACAACACGCTTGA
- the purD gene encoding phosphoribosylamine--glycine ligase produces MNVLVIGQGGREHSIVQKLALSSQVETIFAAPGNGGMTEAELVSISETDHDSLIAFVKEANIGWTIVGPEVPLLEGVVNSFREEGLNIFGPTKEAALIEGSKAYAKEVMAANGIPTGDHQVFSSMEEALRFIERAEFPIVIKANGLAAGKGVVIAQDQQEADQAIREMLGGERFGEAGETIVVEEFLEGDEFSLMAFVHGTNVYPLLPAQDYKRAFDDDQGPNTGGMGAYAPSENIPRSEVDRAVETILKPTAEALDQAGRPFTGILYAGCILTNEGAKVIEFNARFGDPETQVVLPLLENDLMQVIEDIADGRDPQLKWKQASCAGVVVASKGYPGPYEKGHPLPSMEENARTFSVYAGVKKDQDYLVSAGGRVLFVGAIGSGVDEAIEDVYRALHAAPNPNFFFRTDIARQRSTSFSSEYK; encoded by the coding sequence ATGAATGTATTGGTAATAGGCCAAGGTGGCAGGGAGCATAGTATTGTTCAGAAGCTTGCTCTGAGTAGCCAAGTCGAAACGATCTTCGCAGCGCCTGGGAATGGTGGGATGACAGAGGCTGAGCTTGTGTCAATCTCAGAAACTGATCATGATTCCCTGATTGCTTTTGTGAAGGAAGCTAATATCGGCTGGACGATTGTGGGACCTGAAGTTCCTTTGCTTGAAGGTGTGGTGAATTCCTTTAGGGAAGAGGGATTGAACATATTTGGACCGACAAAAGAAGCTGCCCTTATTGAAGGAAGTAAAGCCTATGCAAAAGAAGTAATGGCTGCAAATGGAATACCAACTGGTGATCACCAGGTATTCTCCTCGATGGAAGAAGCCCTGCGTTTTATAGAAAGAGCCGAATTTCCAATCGTGATTAAGGCAAATGGACTTGCTGCTGGAAAAGGCGTGGTGATCGCTCAAGATCAACAGGAAGCTGATCAAGCCATTCGTGAGATGCTAGGCGGGGAACGGTTTGGAGAAGCTGGAGAGACTATTGTAGTGGAAGAATTCTTGGAAGGTGACGAATTTTCATTGATGGCGTTTGTTCATGGAACAAACGTTTATCCTTTGCTGCCAGCTCAAGACTACAAGCGTGCTTTCGATGACGACCAAGGCCCGAACACAGGAGGAATGGGCGCCTACGCTCCCTCTGAGAATATTCCTAGAAGTGAAGTAGACCGTGCGGTTGAAACGATCTTAAAGCCAACAGCGGAAGCCTTGGACCAAGCGGGGCGTCCGTTTACTGGGATTCTGTACGCTGGTTGCATTCTTACAAACGAAGGCGCTAAAGTGATTGAGTTTAACGCCAGATTCGGGGATCCTGAAACTCAAGTGGTGCTTCCTTTGTTAGAAAATGACTTGATGCAAGTCATCGAGGACATAGCAGACGGTCGTGACCCTCAGTTAAAATGGAAGCAAGCTTCTTGTGCAGGAGTCGTTGTCGCCTCAAAAGGATATCCCGGACCTTATGAAAAAGGGCATCCTTTGCCTAGTATGGAAGAAAACGCTCGTACGTTTTCAGTTTATGCAGGGGTGAAAAAGGATCAAGATTACTTAGTCTCAGCCGGAGGTCGTGTGTTGTTCGTTGGAGCAATCGGTTCGGGAGTGGACGAGGCAATTGAAGACGTATATAGAGCCCTTCACGCTGCGCCAAATCCGAATTTCTTCTTCCGTACAGATATTGCACGTCAGCGATCTACGTCTTTTTCTTCTGAATATAAATAA
- the purM gene encoding phosphoribosylformylglycinamidine cyclo-ligase, whose protein sequence is MRELYKEAGVNVEAGYEAVEGIKKHVDRTKRPGVMGSLGGFGGLFDLAKTSYQNPVLVSGTDGVGTKLKLAIDLDQHDTIGIDAVAMCVNDILVQGAEPLFFLDYIACGRNVPARIEAIVKGIADGCEQAGCALIGGETAEMPGMYNDEDYDVAGFVVGAVEKDELITGEAIQEGDQIIGLSSSGIHSNGYSLVRKWIEAYDLNLSHDYDLFPVSLGDTLLTPTKIYAQAVQSIKGKVAIQGMAHITGGGFEENIPRMLPDGLGVTIQRNSWAIPPIYDFLMERSSVSSKEMYSIFNMGIGMAIVVRESDVEMALSLLEEALEEAWVIGSVTGTEGVAYE, encoded by the coding sequence ATGAGAGAGTTATACAAAGAAGCTGGCGTTAATGTGGAAGCAGGCTATGAAGCGGTAGAAGGGATCAAGAAGCATGTTGATCGTACAAAACGTCCTGGTGTGATGGGGAGCTTAGGTGGTTTTGGAGGCCTGTTTGATCTAGCAAAAACCTCTTATCAAAATCCTGTTCTTGTTTCAGGTACAGATGGTGTTGGAACGAAGCTGAAACTAGCGATAGATTTAGATCAGCATGATACGATAGGGATAGACGCGGTGGCAATGTGTGTAAACGATATCCTCGTCCAAGGGGCTGAACCACTATTCTTTTTAGATTATATTGCCTGCGGCCGAAATGTTCCCGCGCGAATTGAGGCCATTGTGAAGGGGATTGCCGATGGTTGTGAACAAGCCGGTTGTGCGCTTATTGGTGGAGAGACAGCGGAGATGCCAGGGATGTATAACGATGAAGATTATGATGTAGCAGGGTTTGTAGTTGGGGCTGTCGAGAAGGATGAGCTCATTACAGGAGAAGCCATTCAAGAGGGAGACCAAATCATCGGACTTTCTTCAAGTGGCATTCATTCGAATGGATATTCTCTTGTTAGGAAGTGGATCGAAGCCTATGACCTGAACCTATCCCACGATTATGATCTCTTTCCCGTGTCGTTAGGAGACACGCTTCTTACGCCGACAAAGATCTATGCGCAAGCTGTTCAATCGATAAAAGGAAAAGTTGCCATTCAAGGCATGGCTCATATTACGGGTGGCGGATTTGAGGAGAACATTCCGAGGATGTTACCGGACGGCTTAGGGGTTACAATTCAAAGGAATTCGTGGGCGATTCCACCTATTTATGATTTTCTGATGGAAAGGTCCTCTGTTTCCTCTAAAGAGATGTACAGTATCTTCAACATGGGCATTGGCATGGCTATTGTGGTTCGCGAATCCGATGTGGAAATGGCGCTTAGTCTCTTAGAAGAAGCTTTGGAAGAGGCTTGGGTAATCGGAAGCGTCACAGGTACAGAAGGAGTGGCTTACGAATGA
- the purL gene encoding phosphoribosylformylglycinamidine synthase subunit PurL, translating to MYNTLELSPSRIEEEQLYKEMGLSDSEFALMKEVLGRVPNYTETGLFSVMWSEHCSYKNSKPLLKHFPTKGPRVLQGPGEGAGVVDIGDGQAVVFKMESHNHPSAIEPYQGAATGVGGILRDVFSMGARPIALLNSLRFGELSSERMNYLFKEVVHGIAGYGNCVGVPTVGGEIQFDRCYEGNPLVNAMCVGLIDQKDLQKGIAAGVGNTVMYVGAPTGRDGIHGATFASEELSDASASKRPSVQVGDPFMEKLLIEACLDVIHCDALVGIQDMGAAGLTSSASEMASKAGTGIHMNLDHVPQREENMTAYEMMLSESQERMLLVVEKGREDEITEVFEPYGLHASVIGEVIEERVLRLEHDGKIVADVPVDALAEEAPVYEQEEQEPAYIEEYKQIMYRPEVENMEETLVTLLKQSTIASKEWVYEQYDHMVQTNTVVAPGSDAAVVRVKGTNKALAMTTDCNSRYLHLNPYQGGQIAVAEAARNIICSGGRPLALTDCLNFGSPEVPETYWKMKQAVLGMSEACTTLSTPVISGNVSLYNESKGISVYPTPVVGMVGLIEDLSHITRQSFQERGDLIYVVGEALPEFSGSELQKVLEGNYFGPCPHLNLEVEKRRQEQVLSAIQKGFVRSAHDLSEGGLGVALAESLFEHDLGCDISIEGDPLTELFSETQSRYVLSVPGQYQEAFEATVSDASYLGVVTDHQHYCVKHEGEDVISLFTPDLKRNWKEAIPCQLKSKG from the coding sequence ATGTACAACACGCTTGAATTAAGCCCGTCACGCATTGAAGAAGAGCAACTATATAAAGAAATGGGACTGAGTGATTCGGAGTTCGCTTTGATGAAAGAGGTACTTGGCCGTGTTCCTAACTACACAGAAACGGGTCTTTTCTCTGTTATGTGGTCAGAGCACTGTAGCTATAAGAATTCAAAGCCGTTGTTAAAACATTTCCCTACCAAAGGACCTCGCGTCCTGCAAGGTCCAGGTGAAGGGGCGGGCGTTGTTGATATTGGTGACGGCCAGGCGGTTGTTTTTAAAATGGAAAGTCACAACCACCCTTCTGCCATTGAACCTTATCAAGGAGCTGCTACCGGTGTAGGGGGCATTCTGCGAGATGTGTTCTCTATGGGAGCCCGTCCTATCGCTTTACTGAACTCTCTTCGCTTTGGAGAATTGAGTTCTGAACGAATGAACTATTTGTTCAAAGAAGTCGTTCATGGCATAGCAGGATATGGGAACTGTGTCGGTGTGCCGACTGTTGGTGGAGAGATCCAGTTCGACCGTTGTTACGAAGGGAATCCCCTAGTTAATGCGATGTGTGTCGGATTAATTGATCAAAAAGATCTTCAGAAAGGGATTGCGGCTGGAGTTGGCAATACGGTTATGTACGTCGGGGCGCCGACGGGGCGTGATGGAATTCACGGAGCTACATTTGCTTCAGAGGAACTCTCAGATGCGTCGGCTAGCAAACGTCCTTCTGTTCAAGTGGGAGATCCCTTCATGGAGAAGCTCCTGATTGAAGCTTGTCTCGATGTCATCCACTGTGATGCTCTTGTAGGTATTCAGGATATGGGGGCGGCCGGACTCACTTCATCAGCTAGTGAAATGGCTAGTAAAGCAGGAACAGGCATTCACATGAATCTAGATCACGTTCCGCAACGTGAGGAGAATATGACAGCTTATGAAATGATGCTTTCTGAATCCCAGGAGCGAATGCTTCTTGTCGTGGAAAAAGGGCGCGAAGACGAGATTACTGAGGTCTTTGAACCATACGGATTGCATGCAAGTGTCATTGGTGAAGTGATTGAAGAAAGGGTGCTCAGATTAGAGCATGATGGCAAGATCGTAGCGGATGTGCCTGTTGATGCACTAGCTGAAGAAGCGCCTGTTTATGAACAAGAGGAACAAGAACCTGCGTATATCGAAGAATACAAGCAGATTATGTATCGCCCTGAAGTGGAGAACATGGAAGAAACGCTTGTAACGTTACTAAAGCAATCTACCATTGCAAGTAAAGAGTGGGTGTATGAACAATACGACCATATGGTGCAAACGAATACTGTGGTAGCTCCAGGTTCTGATGCTGCTGTTGTAAGGGTGAAAGGTACGAATAAGGCATTAGCGATGACCACGGACTGTAACTCTCGCTATCTTCATCTTAACCCTTATCAAGGTGGGCAAATTGCAGTAGCAGAAGCCGCTCGGAATATCATCTGTTCCGGAGGCAGGCCGCTCGCTCTGACAGATTGTTTAAATTTTGGAAGTCCTGAAGTACCAGAAACGTATTGGAAGATGAAGCAAGCGGTGCTTGGGATGAGTGAAGCATGTACGACTCTCTCGACTCCTGTAATTAGTGGAAATGTTTCGTTATACAACGAATCAAAGGGCATATCCGTTTATCCGACTCCCGTGGTGGGGATGGTCGGCTTAATTGAAGACCTTTCTCACATTACGCGCCAAAGTTTTCAAGAGCGCGGAGATCTGATCTACGTTGTGGGTGAAGCCTTACCTGAATTCAGCGGTAGTGAATTACAGAAGGTGCTTGAGGGCAATTATTTTGGTCCTTGCCCTCATCTTAACCTGGAGGTGGAAAAGCGGAGACAAGAGCAAGTGCTTTCGGCGATTCAAAAAGGATTCGTCCGTTCCGCCCATGACCTCTCAGAGGGAGGCTTAGGTGTAGCGCTTGCCGAGTCATTATTTGAACACGATCTTGGTTGTGACATTTCGATTGAAGGAGATCCGCTTACAGAACTGTTCAGCGAAACCCAGTCTCGCTACGTTCTCTCTGTTCCTGGCCAGTACCAGGAAGCATTCGAAGCGACAGTCAGCGATGCTTCTTATCTCGGTGTCGTCACCGATCATCAGCATTATTGTGTGAAACATGAAGGAGAAGATGTCATCTCTCTCTTCACGCCTGATCTTAAAAGAAATTGGAAGGAGGCTATTCCGTGCCAGCTGAAATCAAAGGGTTAA
- the purN gene encoding phosphoribosylglycinamide formyltransferase produces the protein MNSAPVSIAVFASGSGSNFETLVQKAREDEVYHVELLVCDQPEASVVDKAKRLGIEVFAFRAKDYPNKATFEAAILQKLHAKSIKWCVLAGYMRLVGPTLLKAYEGKILNIHPSLLPAFPGKDAIGQALEANVRVTGVTVHFVDEGMDTGPIVEQAPVKVEGDRANLQRAIQQVEHELYPAVVKQCIKGEKATWQRKSVHY, from the coding sequence ATGAACAGTGCTCCTGTTTCAATTGCTGTATTTGCTTCTGGGAGCGGTTCGAACTTTGAAACGCTTGTTCAAAAGGCCCGAGAAGATGAGGTCTACCATGTGGAGCTGTTAGTCTGCGATCAACCTGAAGCTTCTGTTGTGGATAAAGCGAAGCGACTCGGTATAGAGGTTTTCGCATTTCGGGCGAAAGATTATCCTAATAAAGCAACGTTTGAAGCTGCTATTCTGCAGAAACTTCATGCCAAATCCATCAAGTGGTGCGTGCTAGCCGGGTATATGAGGCTGGTAGGACCGACACTCTTAAAAGCGTATGAGGGGAAAATCTTAAACATTCATCCCTCGTTGCTTCCTGCCTTTCCGGGTAAGGATGCCATCGGGCAAGCTCTTGAGGCGAATGTGCGGGTAACAGGAGTTACTGTACACTTCGTCGATGAAGGAATGGATACAGGACCGATTGTGGAACAAGCACCGGTAAAGGTAGAAGGAGACCGAGCGAATCTTCAACGAGCGATTCAACAGGTGGAACACGAGTTGTATCCGGCCGTCGTCAAACAATGTATTAAAGGGGAGAAAGCAACATGGCAGAGAAAAAGCGTGCATTACTAA
- the purC gene encoding phosphoribosylaminoimidazolesuccinocarboxamide synthase yields the protein MKGSLLYEGKAKKVYSLVGEEYELILEYKDEATAFNGKKHQTFRGKGRLNNLISAHVFSYLKLAGIPTHFIQTLSDTEQLVKQSQIIPLEVVVRNVAAGSMTRRLGLEEGTVLPQPVVEFYYKSDELDDPFLNDEHARLLAKVDQSDLEKIKASALKINRHLQVMFSEIELRLIDFKLEFGRLYDGSIVLSDEISPDTCRLWDQDTNRKMDKDVFRNDIEDLVEIYEIILKRLEAIVHV from the coding sequence ATGAAAGGTTCCTTACTATATGAAGGAAAAGCGAAGAAAGTATATTCGTTAGTTGGTGAAGAGTACGAATTAATTCTTGAGTATAAAGATGAAGCAACAGCGTTTAATGGAAAGAAGCATCAGACATTTCGAGGAAAAGGTCGCCTTAACAATTTAATTTCAGCCCATGTTTTTTCCTATTTGAAATTAGCTGGAATTCCTACGCACTTCATTCAGACCCTTTCGGATACAGAACAACTTGTAAAGCAATCTCAGATTATCCCTCTCGAAGTTGTTGTGCGGAATGTAGCGGCAGGGAGCATGACTCGTCGTCTTGGCTTAGAAGAGGGGACTGTACTGCCTCAGCCTGTTGTTGAATTCTATTACAAGAGTGATGAACTGGATGATCCCTTCTTAAATGATGAACATGCTCGCCTGCTGGCAAAAGTAGACCAGAGTGATTTAGAGAAGATTAAAGCGTCTGCACTTAAAATTAACCGCCATCTACAGGTGATGTTCTCAGAAATTGAGCTTCGGTTGATTGATTTCAAATTAGAATTTGGACGTCTGTACGATGGCTCCATCGTATTGTCGGATGAGATTTCCCCTGATACATGTCGTTTATGGGATCAGGATACGAATCGGAAGATGGATAAAGATGTGTTCCGCAATGATATAGAAGATCTTGTAGAAATCTATGAGATTATTTTAAAACGGCTGGAGGCGATTGTTCATGTATAA
- the purF gene encoding amidophosphoribosyltransferase: MPAEIKGLNEECGVFGVWGHEDAAHLTYYGLHSLQHRGQEGAGIIATDGEQLRLEKGLGLITEVFQEKQFDRLEGHGAIGHVRYATQGGGGYENVQPLVFRSQTGSLALAHNGNLVNAHALKHQLEAQGSILQTTSDTEVVAHLIKRSGYLPIKERIMQALAMLKGAYAFVMMTEEQLFVALDPKGLRPLSIGKLGDAYIVSSETCALDVVGAEYIREVEPGELVTIDEEGLHSDRFSEPLKRTLCSMEYVYFSRPDSNLDGVNVHSARKRMGKELAKEAFVDADVVTGVPDSSISAAIGFAEQSGIPYELGLIKNRYVGRTFIQPSQELREQGVKMKLSPVRGIVEGKRVVMVDDSIVRGTTSRRIIQMLKDAGAKEVHVRIGAPPLKNPCYYGIDTSTKAELIAGHHGVEEIREMIGADSLAFLSVEGLQDAIGLPEDTLRHGQCQACFTGNYPTEIFPNTVHPYEKV, encoded by the coding sequence GTGCCAGCTGAAATCAAAGGGTTAAACGAAGAATGTGGAGTATTCGGTGTATGGGGGCATGAAGATGCGGCTCACCTAACCTATTATGGTCTTCACAGCCTTCAACATCGGGGCCAAGAGGGCGCCGGGATTATTGCGACAGATGGAGAGCAGCTCCGCTTAGAGAAAGGGCTTGGTCTGATTACTGAAGTGTTTCAGGAGAAGCAGTTCGACCGACTCGAAGGACATGGGGCGATTGGTCATGTTCGATATGCGACCCAAGGAGGAGGCGGGTACGAGAATGTTCAGCCTCTTGTCTTCCGCTCACAAACGGGAAGCCTTGCCTTAGCGCACAATGGAAATCTTGTGAACGCTCATGCGTTAAAGCATCAGCTTGAGGCCCAGGGGAGTATTCTGCAAACAACATCGGATACTGAGGTGGTGGCTCACCTTATAAAGAGAAGCGGCTATTTACCAATCAAAGAGCGCATCATGCAGGCACTTGCGATGTTAAAGGGAGCCTATGCTTTCGTCATGATGACAGAAGAGCAGCTGTTTGTTGCTTTAGATCCAAAAGGGTTACGCCCTCTGTCGATTGGGAAACTAGGAGATGCTTATATTGTCTCTTCTGAAACGTGTGCACTTGATGTAGTCGGAGCAGAGTATATCAGGGAAGTGGAGCCTGGTGAATTGGTTACAATTGATGAGGAAGGACTTCATTCTGATCGCTTCTCAGAACCTCTTAAACGAACGCTTTGTTCTATGGAATATGTCTACTTCTCTCGTCCCGATAGTAATTTAGACGGCGTAAATGTCCACTCGGCAAGAAAACGTATGGGGAAAGAACTGGCCAAAGAGGCTTTCGTGGATGCTGATGTTGTGACAGGAGTGCCGGATTCAAGTATCTCAGCAGCAATTGGGTTTGCAGAGCAATCTGGTATTCCTTACGAATTAGGTCTGATAAAGAATCGTTATGTTGGTCGGACATTTATCCAGCCCTCACAAGAGCTTAGAGAACAAGGGGTCAAGATGAAGTTATCTCCTGTTCGCGGCATTGTAGAAGGGAAACGCGTAGTGATGGTGGATGATTCGATTGTAAGGGGAACAACGAGCCGGCGTATTATTCAAATGCTGAAAGATGCGGGAGCGAAAGAAGTACACGTACGAATTGGCGCACCTCCTCTTAAGAACCCTTGCTACTATGGAATTGATACGTCAACAAAAGCAGAATTAATCGCCGGACATCATGGCGTTGAGGAGATCCGTGAGATGATTGGAGCGGATAGTCTTGCCTTTTTATCTGTTGAAGGACTGCAGGACGCGATTGGATTGCCTGAGGATACCTTGCGTCACGGCCAGTGCCAGGCGTGCTTTACGGGCAACTATCCTACAGAAATTTTCCCAAATACGGTTCATCCATATGAGAAAGTATAA
- the purS gene encoding phosphoribosylformylglycinamidine synthase subunit PurS, which translates to MYKVYVYVTLKEGVLDPQGTAIQESMHSLAYDEVERVRVGKYFELTIENTEDVNQRVNELCDKLLANPVIEEYRYTIEEVVPN; encoded by the coding sequence ATGTATAAGGTATATGTTTACGTAACGTTGAAAGAAGGAGTGCTTGATCCTCAAGGAACAGCGATACAAGAGTCTATGCATTCATTAGCTTACGATGAAGTAGAACGAGTGCGGGTAGGAAAGTACTTTGAACTGACGATCGAAAACACTGAAGATGTGAATCAGCGTGTCAACGAACTGTGTGACAAGTTGCTTGCCAATCCTGTTATTGAAGAATATCGCTATACCATTGAGGAGGTCGTTCCAAATTGA